One Sodalinema gerasimenkoae IPPAS B-353 DNA segment encodes these proteins:
- a CDS encoding HEAT repeat domain-containing protein, producing MKLSLPGQQGWGTGFFVAPGWILTCAHVVRQAADRPVTVFYQEQHLSAMVKKIADDGKTLDLALIELSEPLSNHPCVLLDLHKEPVANGEKLYAYGYLSSYPHAAPVHLVNEGLTGDQPPLLKLKQAQIESGISGAALLNLRSRQVCGMVKETRNANFDLGGGAIPTRVILEQFPELRERQQAFHESDKRWLNLLAPQAKIDFQPYLKSIRDDEDYQEGQEVYTPTTLEDRRPVRGRETAKPGQRRFSSRLKLRVETVKRDQQGQEYPPDESQEGKEQVKQWDVLEGLRQYATDHVVLIGKPGSGKSTSLERLLWEEAERALHDAKARIPVLLKLRNCRSSIEQLIRDFLIGHQVTLERQDIEELLGQGKFLLLLDGLNELPESFRTEIKNFRDRYHRTTAMIVSTRDLSLGGTLGIEKTLRMLPLTKGQMREFVRGYLGEEGDRLFQQLQGDRLRKFAETPLLLWMLCRVFAQSGQVPRNLGLAFREFAKLHDQEIQEDAATDSREQWPKLLRHLAFVMMQGKTPKDLRLSIPREEAEDCLTEYLQQKGRANPRGCAEHWLKDLLKYHLIQPVMQPNFEEHLEFRHQLIQEYYAAESLLRRLPHLSDEELKRDYLNYLKWTEPVALMLALLDEEATALRVVRLAMDEVDLILGARLAGEVKPYFQYATVGLIDEKELPLKLKVQCWEASHSEQAVKELLVALKDSDKDVRRRAAWALGEIGSEQAVEGLRNARNDPDISVRRRATWALGKIRSEQEVEGPRNAFNDPGKVVHSKPTTTLEQIVSGQAVEELLPTLKHPDISKRKSAAYALGKIGSQQAVEGLLTALKDSDISVRASAALSS from the coding sequence GTGAAATTGTCCCTTCCTGGTCAACAGGGGTGGGGGACAGGCTTTTTTGTGGCTCCGGGTTGGATTCTCACCTGCGCTCATGTAGTACGCCAAGCGGCTGATCGGCCAGTCACTGTTTTTTATCAAGAACAGCATCTGTCGGCGATGGTGAAGAAGATAGCCGACGATGGTAAAACTCTTGACCTGGCTCTTATTGAACTATCTGAACCGTTGTCGAATCATCCTTGTGTGCTATTGGACTTGCATAAGGAGCCAGTCGCCAACGGTGAAAAACTTTATGCCTACGGCTATTTAAGTTCTTACCCCCATGCAGCCCCTGTGCATCTGGTCAATGAAGGATTGACGGGAGACCAGCCACCCTTACTGAAATTGAAACAGGCACAAATTGAGTCTGGAATTAGCGGTGCGGCATTACTTAACCTCAGGTCACGTCAGGTTTGCGGCATGGTCAAGGAAACCCGTAATGCCAATTTTGATCTTGGCGGTGGGGCAATTCCAACAAGGGTCATTTTGGAGCAATTCCCGGAGTTGCGAGAGCGTCAGCAGGCGTTTCATGAAAGCGATAAGCGTTGGCTCAATCTCCTGGCACCGCAAGCCAAAATCGACTTTCAGCCCTATTTAAAGTCCATCCGGGACGATGAAGACTATCAAGAAGGGCAAGAGGTTTACACCCCCACAACCCTCGAAGATCGGCGGCCTGTGCGAGGGCGGGAAACGGCTAAGCCTGGCCAACGGCGGTTTTCCTCGCGCTTGAAGTTGCGGGTGGAAACGGTAAAGCGCGACCAACAGGGGCAGGAGTATCCTCCTGATGAATCCCAGGAAGGGAAAGAGCAGGTTAAACAATGGGATGTATTAGAAGGGCTGCGCCAGTATGCGACGGATCATGTAGTCTTGATTGGCAAACCGGGATCGGGAAAGTCCACCTCCCTGGAACGGTTACTCTGGGAGGAGGCGGAGCGAGCGTTGCACGATGCCAAGGCTCGGATTCCGGTGTTGCTGAAATTGCGCAACTGTAGGAGCAGCATCGAACAACTGATTCGAGATTTCCTCATCGGGCATCAGGTGACTCTGGAACGACAGGACATTGAGGAACTGTTGGGCCAGGGCAAGTTCTTATTGTTGCTCGATGGCTTGAATGAGTTACCGGAAAGCTTCAGAACGGAGATAAAGAATTTCCGCGATCGCTATCACCGGACAACAGCGATGATTGTCTCAACGCGGGATTTGAGTCTCGGTGGCACGTTGGGGATTGAAAAGACTCTAAGAATGTTGCCCCTGACGAAAGGGCAAATGCGGGAGTTTGTGCGGGGGTATCTGGGTGAGGAGGGCGATCGCTTATTTCAGCAGCTTCAGGGCGACAGGCTGCGCAAGTTTGCTGAAACGCCACTGTTGTTGTGGATGCTTTGTCGAGTGTTTGCCCAAAGCGGTCAGGTTCCCAGGAATTTGGGGTTAGCCTTTCGGGAGTTCGCCAAACTCCATGACCAAGAGATCCAAGAGGATGCCGCAACAGATTCGAGGGAACAGTGGCCGAAGCTGCTACGCCATCTAGCTTTTGTGATGATGCAGGGGAAAACGCCTAAAGACTTGCGGCTCTCGATTCCCAGGGAGGAAGCCGAAGACTGTTTAACTGAGTATTTGCAGCAAAAGGGTCGGGCAAATCCTAGAGGTTGTGCGGAACACTGGCTCAAAGATCTACTGAAATACCATTTGATCCAACCGGTAATGCAGCCAAACTTTGAAGAACATCTGGAGTTTCGCCACCAACTGATTCAGGAGTATTACGCAGCGGAATCCTTACTGCGACGCCTGCCCCATCTAAGCGATGAGGAACTGAAGCGAGATTATCTCAACTATTTGAAGTGGACAGAACCCGTAGCATTGATGTTGGCGCTGCTGGATGAGGAAGCCACCGCCTTGCGGGTGGTGCGGTTAGCAATGGATGAAGTGGATTTAATCTTGGGGGCGCGGCTGGCTGGGGAGGTGAAGCCTTACTTTCAATACGCTACCGTCGGTTTGATTGACGAGAAGGAACTGCCTCTTAAGCTCAAAGTTCAATGCTGGGAGGCAAGCCACTCCGAGCAAGCCGTTAAGGAGTTGCTCGTTGCCCTCAAGGACTCAGACAAGGATGTGCGTAGGAGAGCCGCCTGGGCCTTAGGTGAAATCGGCAGTGAGCAAGCGGTTGAGGGATTACGAAATGCTCGCAACGACCCCGATATCTCTGTGCGTAGGAGAGCCACCTGGGCGTTAGGGAAAATCCGCAGTGAGCAAGAAGTTGAGGGGCCACGAAATGCCTTCAATGACCCAGGCAAGGTTGTGCATAGCAAACCTACCACGACTTTGGAACAAATCGTTAGTGGGCAAGCGGTCGAGGAGTTGCTCCCTACCCTTAAGCACCCAGACATATCTAAGCGTAAGAGTGCCGCCTATGCCTTGGGTAAAATCGGCAGTCAGCAAGCAGTTGAGGGGTTGCTCACTGCCCTTAAGGACTCAGATATCTCTGTACGTGCCAGTGCCGCCTTAAGCAGTTGA
- a CDS encoding HEAT repeat domain-containing protein — translation MLTALKDSDISVRASAAWVLGKIASEQAVEGLLTALKDSDISVRCSVAQALGEIGSEQGVEGLLSALNDKDRYLRRTAAEALGQIVSKQEALKKINREQMIEALLDALKDWDSSVQRSVVEALGQIGIGSKEAVEGLLTLLKDSDSFILSSAAIALGEIGDAQPLSSSVAVALGEIGDARPLSDLWQLYRQRVDVYLWNAITKIQNRCQLYNYELWQNAPLQEKSPRQNKGENLAQTTTINNNFNFGSFNANNAAINLGGTVEGDQIGTNHNQTTNAEIQQAVADLQTLLAQLETQHPQVTSEQEASAIIEAEFTEIRQTPTHRLATLRKQILNPERHLQAIKATLIEVAKSTYEKSPIVKGIITYLDKLSETPDRGV, via the coding sequence TTGCTCACTGCCCTTAAGGACTCAGATATCTCTGTACGTGCCAGTGCCGCCTGGGTGTTGGGAAAAATCGCCAGTGAGCAAGCAGTTGAGGGATTGCTCACTGCCCTTAAAGATTCAGATATCTCTGTGCGCTGTAGTGTCGCCCAAGCGTTGGGTGAAATCGGCAGTGAGCAAGGCGTTGAAGGGTTGCTTTCTGCCCTTAATGATAAGGACAGATATTTGCGTAGGACGGCTGCCGAAGCCTTGGGGCAAATCGTCAGCAAGCAAGAGGCATTGAAAAAAATCAACCGTGAGCAAATGATTGAAGCATTACTAGATGCCCTCAAAGACTGGGACTCATCTGTGCAGCGCAGTGTCGTCGAAGCCTTGGGGCAAATAGGAATTGGGAGTAAGGAAGCCGTTGAGGGGTTACTAACTCTCCTCAAGGACTCAGATAGCTTTATACTTTCAAGTGCAGCTATAGCCTTGGGGGAAATTGGCGATGCTCAACCCTTAAGTTCAAGTGTAGCTGTAGCGTTGGGGGAAATCGGCGATGCTCGACCCTTGAGTGATCTCTGGCAGTTGTATCGCCAGCGAGTGGATGTCTACCTGTGGAATGCCATTACTAAAATCCAAAACCGCTGCCAGCTCTATAACTACGAACTTTGGCAAAATGCGCCTTTACAAGAAAAATCTCCAAGGCAAAACAAGGGGGAGAATCTAGCACAGACAACAACTATTAACAATAACTTCAATTTTGGGAGCTTTAACGCCAACAATGCTGCCATAAACTTAGGCGGCACGGTCGAAGGCGATCAGATTGGGACGAATCATAATCAAACCACAAATGCAGAAATACAACAAGCCGTCGCCGACTTGCAAACTCTTCTAGCTCAACTGGAGACTCAACATCCTCAGGTCACCAGTGAACAGGAAGCCTCAGCCATTATCGAGGCTGAATTCACCGAAATTCGCCAAACTCCAACCCACCGACTTGCCACCCTCCGCAAGCAGATCCTCAACCCAGAACGTCACCTGCAAGCCATCAAAGCCACCCTGATTGAAGTAGCGAAGTCTACCTATGAAAAGAGCCCCATCGTCAAGGGGATAATCACTTACCTGGATAAACTCAGCGAAACCCCCGATCGCGGTGTCTAA
- a CDS encoding HEAT repeat domain-containing protein produces MLTALKDSDISVRASAAWALGEIGSEQAIKGLLSILKDLDEDEGVRISATQASGKIGSEQAVEGLLVALKDSDNDMRSSAAWALGEISSEQAVEGLLTALKDSDISVRASAALSS; encoded by the coding sequence TTGCTCACTGCCCTTAAGGACTCAGATATCTCTGTACGTGCCAGTGCCGCCTGGGCATTGGGTGAAATCGGCAGTGAGCAAGCGATTAAAGGGTTGCTCTCTATCCTTAAAGACTTAGACGAGGACGAGGGTGTGCGTATCAGTGCCACCCAGGCATCAGGGAAAATCGGCAGTGAGCAAGCAGTTGAGGGGTTGCTCGTTGCCCTTAAGGACTCGGACAACGATATGCGTAGTAGTGCTGCCTGGGCGTTGGGTGAAATTTCCAGTGAGCAAGCAGTTGAGGGGTTGCTCACTGCCCTTAAGGACTCAGATATCTCTGTACGTGCCAGTGCCGCCTTAAGCAGTTGA
- a CDS encoding CU044_2847 family protein yields the protein MSFSESQSNTVPVQLPNGAVVNVEVTNTGREDVGFNVKQFQPVADVIEGVVEMIAAPIRKAKPKKATVKFGMELEIKSGELTGVIVQGSGKANLEITLEWEAQPKS from the coding sequence ATGTCCTTTTCCGAATCTCAAAGTAATACTGTTCCGGTTCAGCTTCCCAATGGGGCGGTGGTTAACGTTGAAGTCACCAATACCGGGCGAGAGGACGTTGGCTTTAATGTGAAACAGTTTCAGCCCGTGGCCGATGTGATCGAAGGGGTGGTGGAGATGATTGCCGCTCCTATCCGCAAGGCGAAACCGAAGAAGGCGACCGTAAAGTTCGGCATGGAACTGGAGATCAAGTCTGGGGAATTGACAGGAGTGATAGTCCAGGGGTCTGGAAAGGCAAATTTGGAAATTACCCTAGAATGGGAGGCACAGCCTAAGAGTTAA
- a CDS encoding GNAT family N-acetyltransferase translates to MNVRHAHSNDLSAIVGIYNAAIPGRMATADLAPVSVESRRPWFAGHSPHQYPLWVTERDNRVVGWLSFRPFYGRPAYEATAELAIYIDPEYQRQGLGRFLLDLAVANAPMLDLTTLLAFVFAHNLASLGLFEQAKFQEWGYLPRIAQLDGVERDLMILGHRLGSGRSPLQR, encoded by the coding sequence ATGAATGTCCGTCATGCTCACTCGAATGACCTCTCGGCGATTGTGGGAATTTATAATGCCGCTATTCCGGGGCGAATGGCGACGGCGGATTTAGCCCCAGTATCCGTTGAGAGTCGCCGTCCTTGGTTTGCGGGGCATTCTCCTCATCAGTATCCTCTCTGGGTGACGGAACGAGATAATCGGGTGGTGGGTTGGCTTAGTTTTCGTCCGTTTTATGGTCGGCCCGCCTATGAAGCGACGGCGGAACTGGCAATTTATATTGACCCAGAATATCAGCGACAAGGGTTGGGACGGTTCCTTTTGGATTTGGCGGTGGCCAATGCTCCCATGTTGGATCTCACGACACTCCTGGCGTTTGTGTTTGCTCATAACTTGGCAAGTTTGGGTCTGTTTGAGCAGGCGAAGTTCCAGGAGTGGGGCTATTTGCCGAGGATTGCTCAACTCGATGGCGTGGAACGGGATTTGATGATTTTAGGGCATCGGCTCGGGTCTGGGCGATCGCCCTTGCAGAGGTAG
- a CDS encoding glycoside hydrolase family 10 protein, producing MTLTRSSGIPKRRRLIRLLWVALTLTTLLLTQLPSLARQDLASAPQYEFRGVWAASVVNIDWPSSPNLSTSQQKAELIGILNRMQELNLNALILQVRPAGDALYYSDIEPWSYWLTGQQGRPPSPFYDPLEFAIEEAHARNIELHAWFNPYRAKLGGNYDLAANHMARQYPQYAYPYRNLIWMDPGAKVIQDRTYEVILDVVNRYSLDGVHLDDYFYPYPEPGVEFPDDDTYGKYRKNGGTLSRDDWRRDNVNRLVRRLYEGIKATKPEVKFGISPFGIYRPGQPPGIRGMDQFAQIYADPKLWLEQGWVDYMAPQLYWRIDPPEQSYPRLLDWWLGQNPLDRHIYTGNYLSRLNNSDWPVSEFLRQVDISRRANSRKSLGNIFFSVKVFMENRFGVNESFRSRLYPTPALIPPMPWLDAQAPNAPQGVETTGHRIQWQPQYSEDVRSLALYKRQNRRWQLEQVLSRKQTEVEVNPGRYALRTVDALSNQSEAVQVSVRR from the coding sequence ATGACTCTAACTCGCTCCTCTGGCATCCCCAAACGACGCCGACTCATACGGCTGCTCTGGGTTGCCCTCACCCTCACCACCCTCCTACTTACCCAACTCCCCAGCCTGGCCCGACAAGACCTGGCCAGCGCCCCTCAATACGAATTTCGTGGCGTTTGGGCTGCCTCCGTGGTCAATATCGACTGGCCCTCTAGCCCCAATCTCAGTACCAGCCAACAGAAAGCAGAACTCATCGGCATTCTCAACCGAATGCAAGAGCTGAACCTCAACGCTCTAATTCTGCAAGTGCGCCCCGCTGGCGATGCCCTCTACTACTCCGACATCGAACCCTGGAGCTATTGGCTCACCGGACAACAGGGACGACCCCCCAGCCCCTTCTACGACCCCCTCGAATTCGCCATTGAGGAAGCCCACGCCCGCAACATTGAACTGCACGCCTGGTTTAACCCCTATCGCGCTAAACTCGGCGGCAACTATGACCTGGCCGCCAACCACATGGCTCGCCAGTACCCCCAATACGCCTATCCCTATCGCAACTTGATTTGGATGGACCCTGGGGCGAAAGTGATTCAGGATCGCACCTATGAGGTCATCCTCGATGTAGTCAACCGCTATAGCCTCGATGGCGTTCACCTGGATGACTACTTCTATCCCTACCCTGAACCCGGTGTTGAGTTCCCCGATGATGACACCTATGGGAAGTATCGTAAAAATGGCGGTACCTTAAGCCGCGATGATTGGCGTAGGGATAATGTTAACCGTCTGGTGCGTCGCCTCTATGAAGGCATTAAAGCCACCAAACCCGAGGTTAAATTCGGTATTAGTCCCTTTGGCATCTATCGCCCTGGCCAACCCCCTGGGATTCGGGGTATGGATCAGTTTGCTCAAATCTATGCTGACCCCAAACTCTGGCTCGAACAAGGCTGGGTGGATTATATGGCCCCGCAACTCTACTGGCGCATTGACCCTCCCGAACAGAGTTATCCTCGCTTACTCGACTGGTGGCTTGGCCAGAATCCCCTGGATCGTCATATCTATACCGGCAACTATCTCAGTCGCCTCAATAACAGCGATTGGCCGGTGAGTGAATTTCTGCGTCAGGTGGATATCTCCCGACGGGCTAATTCTCGCAAATCTCTGGGGAATATCTTCTTCAGTGTTAAGGTCTTTATGGAAAACCGGTTTGGGGTCAACGAAAGCTTCCGATCGCGCCTCTACCCAACCCCCGCCCTGATTCCCCCCATGCCTTGGCTCGATGCCCAAGCCCCCAACGCACCCCAAGGCGTTGAAACCACGGGCCATCGTATCCAGTGGCAACCCCAATACTCCGAGGACGTGCGATCGCTGGCCCTATACAAACGCCAAAACCGCCGTTGGCAGCTCGAACAAGTCCTCTCCCGTAAGCAAACCGAGGTGGAGGTGAACCCAGGACGCTACGCCCTGCGAACCGTTGATGCTCTCTCCAATCAAAGCGAAGCGGTGCAAGTCTCCGTAAGACGATAA
- a CDS encoding HEAT repeat domain-containing protein encodes MTFISSGDHKGTPLPGSQKRSQPTSATEISTESIVASQTVRVLLDLLEVGDFQERWDAAKRLPSFGQLALEGTLMLLRSHPEDDELAWFAAQVIGQFHSSEALSALLELLTSATTDEDVKGMAARTLANLGEVAIAPLSELLEEERWRLLGIRTLAQVRHGDVVERVVPFWDDENAEVRAQVLALLSCHRHPLLLTPVLKGVRDLSPLVRREATIALGLQHEWIQELAPEVVIVPLLRERLLDLDLAVSQQAAIALSRVGTLEAIAALGRCLRSSETPVPLKLEVIRALGWVQRPQSIELLQTALSQPSLQLCLEAIRVLSQVKPKHLKHRAAKALTTWWNGHPPHRETPQVRQAIALGLGNFGQPETQAVVRSLLEDTDEMVRWHAMAGCEASR; translated from the coding sequence ATGACTTTTATTTCCTCAGGCGACCACAAGGGTACGCCCCTACCTGGTTCTCAGAAGCGTTCACAGCCCACCTCGGCTACGGAGATCTCAACGGAGAGTATTGTCGCGTCTCAAACCGTGAGGGTTCTCTTGGACTTGTTAGAGGTTGGAGACTTTCAGGAACGCTGGGATGCGGCTAAACGCTTGCCCAGTTTTGGTCAGCTGGCTCTGGAGGGGACGTTGATGTTGTTGCGATCGCACCCGGAGGATGATGAGTTGGCGTGGTTCGCGGCTCAGGTGATTGGCCAGTTTCACTCCTCTGAGGCCCTGTCGGCGTTGCTGGAGTTGCTGACGAGTGCCACAACGGATGAGGATGTGAAGGGGATGGCGGCGCGGACGTTGGCGAATTTGGGGGAGGTGGCGATCGCCCCCCTGAGTGAGCTACTTGAGGAGGAACGCTGGCGTTTGTTGGGGATTCGCACTCTGGCACAGGTTCGTCATGGGGATGTGGTTGAACGGGTGGTTCCGTTTTGGGATGATGAGAATGCGGAGGTTCGCGCTCAGGTGCTGGCCCTGTTGAGTTGTCATCGTCATCCGCTGCTGCTGACACCGGTATTGAAGGGGGTACGGGATTTGTCTCCCTTGGTACGCCGGGAAGCGACGATCGCCCTGGGGTTACAGCATGAGTGGATTCAGGAGTTAGCGCCTGAGGTGGTGATTGTGCCGTTGCTTCGGGAACGACTACTGGATTTAGATTTGGCGGTAAGTCAGCAGGCGGCCATCGCGCTGTCACGTGTGGGAACCTTAGAGGCGATCGCGGCCCTCGGCCGGTGTTTGCGATCGTCGGAAACGCCGGTTCCTCTGAAGTTGGAGGTGATCCGTGCCTTGGGCTGGGTTCAACGGCCCCAGTCGATTGAACTGTTACAAACGGCGTTATCTCAGCCGAGTTTACAACTCTGTTTAGAAGCGATCCGGGTGTTATCTCAGGTGAAGCCGAAGCATTTAAAACACCGAGCGGCTAAAGCATTAACGACTTGGTGGAACGGTCATCCTCCCCATCGGGAAACTCCTCAGGTTCGCCAGGCGATCGCCCTAGGGTTGGGGAATTTCGGGCAACCAGAGACTCAGGCGGTGGTGCGATCGCTCCTAGAAGATACCGATGAAATGGTGCGCTGGCACGCCATGGCTGGCTGTGAGGCTAGTCGCTAA
- a CDS encoding M48 family metalloprotease encodes MKPLRNLLCFLLGTSLFLSLNLFLPNLPLLRQGAVAAQPSDDLVVHKSISFKTHPEMSGSGEKSLKALPSRGDRQLAQRPLLQEQGRLTNRSSRLRDGSRYNVYEFSGNAGQEVRIQLESSDFDTYLILLGPNDRPLAENDDRAPGDTNSELVLNLPENGTYRIIANALNSRGRGNYALAVYPVGSTNTAQQKPDPNAPQEPAAPVSLNEREALLAQADRYHLQGNYREAERLYRQAKPEFPAEGSIQIAEAITEDQLSPAGRVYWNNVQEGLAEDRESQVEASLDLLFAEAPGFAPPYTLIAQRHLDEGDTDEAIAFLEEATSRFPGSYELARMLAETLRADGQRLEASIAAREFAIVNPEHPQAGEMTELAEDYLSSFRGRLRESIALRGLGGLAVGVLTGRTTSTVFQAINLAQLMIAGESRLGEQISQQIQGQLRMVSDPEILGYVDELGQDVARYMGRDEFDYEFFVVDDENLNAFALPGGKVFVNTGAILAANSEAELAGLLGHEVGHAVLSHGFQRVVTNNLLANLSREIPFGNLLGTLVSLDYSRKHERQSDIIGTRVIHSAGYAADGLRNFMQTLRERHGGGPAIPYLSTHPAPRTRVRYMEELIERNNYNRYSFEGVERHAQIKARLS; translated from the coding sequence ATGAAACCCTTACGAAATCTATTGTGCTTCCTATTGGGGACAAGCCTGTTCCTAAGCCTAAACCTATTCTTGCCCAATTTACCCCTGTTGCGCCAGGGAGCCGTGGCTGCTCAGCCGTCCGATGACCTAGTGGTTCATAAATCCATTAGCTTCAAAACCCACCCCGAGATGAGTGGAAGCGGGGAGAAATCCCTTAAAGCCCTGCCATCGAGGGGCGATCGCCAACTGGCCCAGCGGCCGCTGCTGCAAGAACAAGGCCGTTTAACCAACCGTAGTTCCCGACTACGAGATGGCAGTCGCTACAATGTCTATGAATTTTCAGGCAATGCGGGGCAGGAGGTTCGCATTCAACTCGAAAGTTCAGACTTTGATACCTATCTAATTCTCCTTGGCCCCAACGATCGGCCCCTAGCCGAGAACGACGATCGCGCCCCTGGGGATACCAACTCCGAACTCGTCCTCAACCTTCCTGAAAATGGAACCTATCGCATTATTGCCAATGCCCTCAATTCTCGGGGCCGAGGCAACTACGCGCTGGCCGTGTACCCAGTTGGTTCGACCAACACCGCCCAGCAAAAACCCGATCCCAACGCTCCCCAGGAACCCGCCGCCCCCGTTTCCCTCAATGAGCGGGAGGCCCTACTGGCCCAAGCCGATCGCTACCATCTCCAGGGGAATTACCGAGAAGCCGAACGGCTCTACCGTCAAGCCAAACCGGAGTTTCCCGCCGAAGGAAGTATCCAAATTGCCGAAGCCATCACGGAGGATCAACTCTCCCCAGCCGGTCGCGTCTATTGGAATAATGTTCAAGAGGGCCTAGCTGAAGACCGCGAATCTCAGGTTGAAGCCTCCTTAGATCTTCTCTTTGCAGAAGCTCCTGGGTTTGCGCCTCCCTATACCCTCATTGCCCAACGCCATCTTGATGAGGGAGACACCGACGAGGCGATCGCCTTCCTCGAAGAAGCCACCTCCCGCTTCCCCGGTTCCTATGAATTAGCGCGAATGCTGGCGGAAACCCTACGAGCCGATGGACAACGCCTAGAAGCCTCCATCGCCGCTCGGGAATTTGCCATTGTCAACCCCGAACATCCCCAAGCTGGGGAGATGACAGAATTAGCAGAAGATTATCTGAGCAGTTTCCGGGGTCGCCTACGGGAAAGTATTGCCCTGCGCGGTCTGGGCGGTTTAGCCGTCGGCGTGTTAACTGGGCGCACCACCTCCACCGTGTTTCAGGCCATCAACCTGGCTCAATTAATGATTGCTGGAGAATCTCGCCTCGGGGAACAAATCTCGCAACAAATCCAGGGCCAACTACGGATGGTGAGTGACCCAGAAATTCTCGGCTATGTAGATGAGTTAGGCCAGGACGTTGCTCGTTATATGGGACGAGATGAGTTTGACTATGAGTTTTTCGTGGTCGATGACGAGAATCTCAATGCCTTTGCCCTCCCTGGTGGTAAGGTCTTTGTCAACACCGGTGCAATTTTAGCGGCTAACTCCGAGGCGGAACTAGCGGGGTTACTGGGCCATGAAGTGGGCCATGCGGTTCTCTCTCACGGTTTCCAGCGTGTGGTTACTAATAACCTCCTGGCGAACTTATCTCGGGAAATTCCCTTTGGTAACTTGTTGGGAACCCTAGTGAGTTTGGACTACAGCCGTAAACATGAACGCCAGTCCGACATTATTGGCACTCGGGTGATTCACAGTGCCGGGTATGCGGCGGATGGCTTACGCAACTTCATGCAAACTCTGCGCGAACGTCATGGTGGTGGGCCTGCAATTCCCTATCTCTCCACTCACCCGGCCCCGCGCACTCGGGTTCGTTATATGGAGGAGTTGATTGAGCGGAATAATTACAACCGCTACAGCTTTGAAGGGGTGGAACGCCACGCTCAAATTAAGGCTCGGTTGTCGTAG